The Anaerolineae bacterium genomic interval GAGCCAGGCTGGGCGCTATCGGACGCTGCATCGCCTCTGTTCCCTGCCTGCTGGCTGGCCGGTGGTGGTTCCTGGCCCGCGCCAGATGGCAGCTCCGCAACGCTGGCTCGACTTTGAGAAAGCCCTAGGCGTGGAGGCGCCGGTCATGGCGATCGGAGGCGACCTAGCCTCCCCGGGGTTGTCGGAGGCAGCCGATCGGCTCCGAGATCAGGCCACAGGGAGGGCATTGTGGCACGCCTCTCCTGCTTCCGCAGCAGGTGCAGCACTCGGGGCCGGTTGTACCGCTGGGCGATGATGCAGGGGACGTTAGCGACTATGGCATAGACCATGTTCATGGCCCAGGCTAAGGGCGGGTTCCACAGGAGGAACAGCACCACCGGTAGGATCGCCACCCAGTGAGTCATCTCGGCGCGGCACGACTCGGCCAGCCATCGGCTCAGATAGGCCCGGTCGTGCGACCGGAGACGATGGATGGTGAAGGCTCCGAAGACCGTTCCGCCCGAGGGCAGCAGTCCCTTCCACCTTCGCACTCGCAGCAGCCTCTGGTATAGCACTCCATCGCGCTCCCAGGCTCGGCTGCGGAAGAGCCAGTGGCCGGGGTCGAAGCGGGCCTCGTCCACCCGGGCTGCGAGGTACCCCACGCTCAGGTGGATGACGACCCAGACAATGGCGTTGACGAGCGCAAGCCCCGGACCCTGCCAGTCCACTAGCGGCATGGTCCTGCCTCAGCCTCCACCGCCGAGCTGGATCACCCGGTCCTTCCATACCGCTCGCCGGAGCACGTACCTGAGCACCAGGGATCTCAGCATGATCAGCCCAAAGAATGCCAGCGGTAGGGGAAACAGCAGTCCTGCCCATGGCTGGAAGCGCCCGATCCGGCGAGCCATCCACAGCACCTGCGCAGCGTAGAGCAGGTATACTGCCGCGTGGGCCAGCACCTGCTGTGTCCCCTCGAAGGGCAGATGCATCAGTGGCCTGACGAAAGCCCCGAAGCATCCCGAGACCCAGGCGATGGAAAGCAGCAGGAAGGACGGACGGATGTACGTCGAGCCCTGAGCGAATCCCTTGCTCCACCCGCTTATCATGGAGGCAAAGCCGTCCGAGTACATGCGAAAAGAGACGCTGCCCCGTCCGCCGTAGGAACTGATCGGGCAGCCTCGCTCCGAGAACCGGCGCGCCAGGATGATGTCTTCCAGAATCTCTCCTCTGGCGGCTGCGTGCCCGCCGACGCTGAGGTAGTCCTCCCGGCTGCAGAGGATGCAGGGCCCGAACGCGCCTGTCGGCGAGAGCCGGTGCCCAAGCGGGGTGAATGCGTTCACCCCGACCATGAGGACAATGTTGAAGAACAGCGAGAGTTGCTCGTACGCCCTGTAAGTCACGTGATAGGGCTGTACTGAGACCATGCCCCCTCGCGCCCGGTAGGCGCTCAGTAGATCCGCCAACGCCTGAGGTTCCAGCCAGGTATCGGCGTCGAGAAAGAGTAGCACGTTCCCGGTGGCCTGCTGCGCTCCGCGCCAGCAGGCCCAGGGCTTTCCCAGCCAGCCCGGAGGCCGCTCGCCCGCTCCGATGACGGTTGCACCGAGAGCGCGAGCCACAGCGGCCGTGTCGTCGCTGGAGTCGTCATCCACCACTATGACTTCATGGGGAATCAGAGCCTGCTGCTGCAGAGAACGCAGGAGCGTGGGGACGCGGAGGGCCTCGTTGCGCGCCGGTATGACCACGGAGACACGGTAGCACGTCTCGAGGTCGGTTGCCGACACCGTCCGTCGGCCCGCGATGGTGGGGACACGCCACAGGAGAAACAGCCCTACTAACCAGAAGAGCACCGAAGTCAGGAGGTCCAAGTGATTGCGCCCCTCCCATCAGCGAGGGCAGGACCCCCTTGGGGCGAGCCCCAGCCCTCCGCT includes:
- a CDS encoding glycosyltransferase, which encodes MDLLTSVLFWLVGLFLLWRVPTIAGRRTVSATDLETCYRVSVVIPARNEALRVPTLLRSLQQQALIPHEVIVVDDDSSDDTAAVARALGATVIGAGERPPGWLGKPWACWRGAQQATGNVLLFLDADTWLEPQALADLLSAYRARGGMVSVQPYHVTYRAYEQLSLFFNIVLMVGVNAFTPLGHRLSPTGAFGPCILCSREDYLSVGGHAAARGEILEDIILARRFSERGCPISSYGGRGSVSFRMYSDGFASMISGWSKGFAQGSTYIRPSFLLLSIAWVSGCFGAFVRPLMHLPFEGTQQVLAHAAVYLLYAAQVLWMARRIGRFQPWAGLLFPLPLAFFGLIMLRSLVLRYVLRRAVWKDRVIQLGGGG